A stretch of the Duncaniella dubosii genome encodes the following:
- the hisF gene encoding imidazole glycerol phosphate synthase subunit HisF — MLAKRIIPCLDVKNGRTVKGVNFVGLTDVGDPVELGARYAQEGADELVFLDISASLEGRNTFAQLVGRIADRLNIPFTVGGGISTLEDASRLLDAGADKITVNSAAVHNPKLISEIATRYGSQFVVVAIDARLTDDGIWHVTTHGGSRLSERELFSWARESEQMGAGEIMFTSMNHDGTRSGYPCETFARLAEEINIPIIASGGAGSVGDIADVLTTGKADAALAASIFHYGEISICDLKKGLQSRGIPVRLHI, encoded by the coding sequence ATGCTTGCCAAACGCATAATTCCATGTCTTGACGTCAAAAACGGCCGCACTGTTAAAGGAGTGAATTTTGTCGGGTTGACCGATGTGGGTGACCCGGTCGAACTCGGAGCTCGCTATGCACAAGAAGGAGCAGACGAACTTGTTTTCCTCGACATCAGCGCGTCCCTTGAAGGCCGTAACACGTTTGCACAGCTCGTCGGCCGAATAGCCGACAGGCTCAACATCCCGTTCACTGTAGGAGGAGGAATTTCGACACTCGAAGACGCGTCCCGGCTCCTCGATGCAGGGGCAGACAAAATAACTGTCAACTCAGCAGCGGTACATAACCCCAAACTGATATCTGAAATCGCGACTCGCTATGGCAGCCAGTTCGTAGTCGTAGCGATAGACGCACGGCTAACCGACGATGGCATATGGCATGTCACAACCCACGGAGGAAGCAGACTCAGCGAACGTGAACTTTTCAGTTGGGCACGGGAATCAGAGCAAATGGGCGCCGGTGAAATCATGTTTACATCAATGAACCATGACGGGACTCGTTCTGGTTATCCATGCGAAACATTCGCGCGCCTTGCCGAAGAAATCAACATTCCGATTATCGCATCAGGCGGCGCCGGTTCTGTCGGCGACATAGCCGATGTCCTTACAACAGGTAAAGCAGATGCTGCTCTTGCCGCCTCAATTTTCCATTACGGCGAAATATCAATATGTGACCTGAAGAAAGGACTTCAATCACGCGGCATTCCTGTCAGACTTCATATATAA
- the hisIE gene encoding bifunctional phosphoribosyl-AMP cyclohydrolase/phosphoribosyl-ATP diphosphatase HisIE, which produces MTFDDFNLDKCADGLLPVIVQDSVTLRVLMLGYMNREAFDLTCSTGHVTFYSRTRSCLWTKGETSGHFLNVVDMYSDCDNDTLLIKAIPHGPTCHRGTVSCFDTPAEDGFIRSLSALIQQRHAEMPEDSYTTRLFIKGVKKIAQKVGEEAVESVVEAVDGNRDRFTYEACDLIYHLLVLIEQMGISLPELERELLKRHS; this is translated from the coding sequence ATGACATTCGACGATTTTAATCTCGATAAATGCGCTGACGGACTCTTACCGGTCATCGTACAAGATTCCGTGACACTGCGCGTACTGATGCTGGGCTACATGAACCGTGAGGCATTTGACCTCACCTGCTCCACCGGCCACGTGACATTCTACAGCCGCACTCGCTCATGTCTGTGGACCAAAGGTGAAACCAGCGGACACTTTCTCAATGTTGTCGACATGTATTCCGACTGCGACAATGACACCTTATTAATAAAAGCCATTCCTCACGGGCCTACATGCCACAGGGGGACTGTCTCATGCTTCGACACCCCTGCAGAGGATGGTTTCATCAGATCTTTGTCGGCATTAATACAGCAACGCCATGCCGAAATGCCGGAAGACAGCTACACGACCCGTCTTTTCATAAAAGGCGTGAAAAAGATTGCCCAAAAAGTTGGAGAAGAGGCTGTGGAGTCTGTTGTAGAAGCCGTTGACGGCAACCGCGACCGATTTACATATGAAGCCTGCGACCTTATCTACCATCTGCTTGTGCTTATCGAGCAAATGGGAATCTCCCTTCCTGAACTCGAACGTGAACTGCTGAAGCGCCACAGCTAA
- the alaS gene encoding alanine--tRNA ligase encodes MLTAKEIRESFKEFFRSKGHHIVPSAPMVIKDDPTLMFTNAGMNQFKDIILGNKAAKYQRVADSQKCLRVSGKHNDLEEVGMDTYHHTMFEMLGNWSFGDYFKKEAIDWAWEYLVDVLGLDPERLYATVFEGAPDEGLTRDDEAASYWEKHLPASHIINGNKHDNFWEMGDTGPCGPCSEIHIDLRSDEEREKIDGASLVNKDNPLVIEIWNLVFMQFNRKADGSLEPLPAKVIDTGMGFERLCMALQGKKSNYDTDVFTPLIGRIAELSGKEYGKDAKVDVAMRVIADHVRTISFSIADSQLPGNAKAGYVIRRILRRAVRYAYTFLDQKQAFMYKLVNTLIDSMGEAYPEIAAQRELIMKVIKEEEDSFLRTLDKGIAILDEAIKNAKKEGKNEISGKEAFVLYDTYGFPLDLTELILKENGMTLDKKGFDTEMDAQKTRARNAAAVETTDWVNVSEGETEFVGYDSTSCPTRILRYRKVSQKNKEFYQIVLSTTPFYAEMGGQVGDSGWLIDGDEKIEIYDTKRENGQAVHLSKKLPSNVEAEFIAQINEANRRATECNHTATHLLHAALREVLGTHVEQKGSYVSPGMLRFDFSHFQKVTPEELRKAEHIANANVRKAIALDEHRHMPIAEALDMGAMALFGEKYGEDVRVVRYGDSVELCGGTHVPNTGNIGTIRIISESSIAAGIRRIEAVTAEVAENLVDQLSDDMRSIGELLHNAPDILQALRKSIEENTELRKQAEEYMQERIRNIARETLEKAETVNGIKLASLTGIRVPEVVKGVAFGIRQMSPEMTAFVAATVDMAGKPLLTVALTDDLVKEGHNASAIVREAAKAIKGGGGGQPGFAQAGGKDKDGIATAFQSLNNAFRK; translated from the coding sequence ATGCTGACAGCCAAGGAAATACGCGAATCTTTCAAAGAGTTTTTCCGCTCCAAGGGACATCATATCGTCCCCTCAGCTCCAATGGTAATCAAGGACGACCCAACACTTATGTTTACCAATGCGGGCATGAATCAATTCAAAGACATCATCTTAGGCAACAAGGCCGCCAAATATCAGCGTGTAGCCGACTCACAGAAATGTCTGCGAGTATCAGGCAAGCACAACGACCTTGAGGAAGTCGGTATGGACACCTACCACCATACCATGTTCGAAATGCTCGGCAACTGGTCATTTGGCGACTACTTCAAAAAAGAAGCCATCGACTGGGCTTGGGAATACCTCGTGGATGTTCTCGGCCTTGACCCGGAACGCCTTTATGCAACGGTATTTGAAGGTGCTCCCGACGAAGGTCTCACACGTGACGACGAAGCCGCCTCATATTGGGAAAAACATCTCCCCGCATCACATATAATAAACGGCAACAAACACGACAACTTCTGGGAAATGGGCGATACCGGCCCTTGCGGTCCTTGCTCGGAAATCCATATCGACCTCCGCAGCGACGAAGAGCGTGAGAAAATCGACGGTGCAAGTCTCGTCAACAAGGACAATCCCCTTGTAATTGAAATCTGGAATCTCGTATTCATGCAGTTCAACCGCAAGGCTGACGGCTCACTTGAACCGCTGCCGGCAAAGGTGATTGACACCGGAATGGGATTCGAACGTCTCTGCATGGCGCTTCAAGGTAAAAAATCGAACTACGACACCGACGTGTTCACACCGCTCATCGGCCGCATAGCCGAACTTTCAGGTAAAGAATACGGCAAGGATGCCAAAGTCGACGTTGCAATGCGAGTGATTGCCGACCATGTCCGCACCATATCGTTCTCAATCGCCGACAGCCAGCTTCCCGGCAACGCCAAAGCCGGCTACGTGATCCGCCGAATCCTTCGCCGTGCCGTGCGCTATGCCTACACCTTCCTCGATCAGAAACAGGCATTCATGTACAAACTTGTTAATACCCTCATCGACTCAATGGGCGAGGCATATCCTGAAATAGCAGCCCAGCGAGAACTGATCATGAAGGTTATAAAGGAAGAAGAAGACTCCTTCCTCCGTACTCTTGACAAAGGCATCGCTATCCTCGATGAAGCAATCAAGAATGCCAAGAAAGAAGGCAAGAACGAAATTTCAGGTAAAGAAGCCTTCGTCCTTTACGACACCTACGGATTCCCCCTTGACCTCACGGAGCTTATCCTCAAGGAAAACGGCATGACCCTCGACAAAAAAGGGTTTGACACAGAAATGGACGCCCAGAAGACCCGCGCACGTAACGCGGCAGCTGTAGAAACCACCGACTGGGTAAACGTGAGCGAAGGCGAGACTGAATTTGTAGGCTATGATTCGACATCCTGTCCGACACGTATACTCCGCTACCGCAAGGTTTCACAAAAGAACAAGGAATTCTATCAGATTGTACTTTCGACCACACCGTTCTATGCAGAAATGGGTGGTCAGGTCGGAGACAGCGGATGGCTTATAGACGGCGATGAGAAAATCGAAATCTACGACACAAAGCGCGAGAACGGCCAGGCCGTGCATCTGAGCAAAAAACTTCCGTCAAACGTGGAAGCCGAATTTATCGCACAAATCAATGAAGCCAACCGTCGCGCTACCGAGTGCAACCACACAGCCACACACCTGCTTCACGCTGCTCTGCGAGAGGTTCTTGGAACTCATGTGGAGCAAAAAGGCTCATACGTTTCACCCGGAATGCTCCGCTTCGACTTCTCCCACTTCCAGAAAGTGACACCCGAAGAACTCCGCAAAGCCGAGCATATCGCCAACGCAAATGTGCGCAAGGCAATCGCACTTGACGAACATCGCCACATGCCAATCGCCGAAGCTCTCGACATGGGCGCAATGGCACTCTTCGGCGAGAAATACGGCGAAGATGTCCGCGTTGTACGCTATGGTGATTCAGTCGAGCTATGCGGTGGCACACACGTGCCCAATACCGGCAACATCGGAACAATACGTATTATCTCTGAATCGAGCATTGCTGCCGGAATACGCCGTATCGAGGCTGTGACAGCCGAGGTTGCAGAAAACCTCGTAGACCAGCTTTCGGACGACATGCGCAGTATCGGAGAACTCCTTCATAACGCACCCGACATACTTCAGGCCCTTCGCAAATCAATAGAAGAGAACACAGAGCTCCGCAAACAGGCTGAAGAATACATGCAGGAGAGAATCCGCAACATAGCTCGCGAAACTCTCGAAAAGGCCGAGACTGTAAATGGAATAAAACTTGCATCCCTCACCGGCATACGCGTTCCCGAAGTTGTCAAAGGCGTGGCATTCGGCATACGTCAGATGTCACCAGAAATGACCGCATTCGTTGCCGCTACTGTCGATATGGCGGGCAAGCCACTGCTCACCGTCGCCCTTACCGACGATCTCGTGAAAGAAGGCCACAACGCATCTGCAATTGTCCGCGAAGCAGCCAAAGCCATTAAAGGCGGAGGTGGCGGTCAGCCCGGATTCGCACAGGCAGGCGGCAAGGACAAAGACGGCATTGCAACCGCATTCCAATCACTGAACAACGCTTTTAGAAAATAA
- a CDS encoding glycoside hydrolase family 88/105 protein: MKKLKLMLAGVLLATVGSAFAATAPAKKASETPKHYSEWLTRSEMQRVPESYMLDFSNRPKWSYVMGIELESMLDTYLKYGGDDIKDYCIQYTDTMISPDGVIRGYKLLDYNLDNVRTGHFVTRMYQHFPENKNLKAMNTLMRQLDEQPRTKEGVYWHKAIYAYQVWLDGIFMGLPYRVLTASTIYTPELAKPIYDDAVEQVKSTYDRTFDSKTGLNRHAWDESREMFWSDNETGLSQHCWGRAQGWYTMALVELLDVLPEDYERRGEVIDLLTRTFDNIIKWQDPKTGTWYQVMDSPEREGNYLESTCTSMFAYSLLKAARKGWVKDAKYREAGIKAYEGIVDNFIKENPDGTISLTDCCVVAGLGPGISDAVLKAAPKVKENKRRDGSYAYYLSEPIRDNDAKGVGPFIWASLEMEDLGYNVDSFKKGKKAGKKK, translated from the coding sequence ATGAAAAAGTTAAAGCTAATGCTTGCAGGCGTGCTATTGGCCACAGTTGGCTCTGCATTCGCCGCAACAGCCCCCGCAAAGAAAGCTTCCGAAACCCCCAAGCACTATTCCGAGTGGCTGACCCGCTCCGAAATGCAGCGAGTACCCGAGAGCTATATGCTCGATTTTTCCAATCGCCCGAAATGGAGCTATGTGATGGGAATCGAGCTTGAGTCAATGCTCGACACTTATCTTAAATATGGTGGAGATGACATCAAGGATTACTGTATTCAGTATACAGACACTATGATTTCGCCTGATGGTGTGATCCGTGGATATAAACTTCTTGACTATAATCTCGATAATGTGCGAACCGGTCACTTTGTGACTCGTATGTATCAGCACTTCCCGGAAAACAAGAATCTCAAGGCGATGAACACCCTCATGCGTCAGCTCGACGAACAGCCGCGTACAAAAGAAGGCGTTTACTGGCACAAGGCGATATATGCTTATCAGGTTTGGCTTGATGGTATTTTCATGGGGCTTCCTTACAGAGTGCTCACAGCTTCTACAATCTATACGCCGGAGTTGGCTAAGCCGATTTATGACGATGCCGTAGAACAGGTGAAGAGTACATATGACCGTACATTTGACTCTAAAACAGGTCTTAACCGTCACGCATGGGACGAGAGCCGTGAAATGTTCTGGAGCGATAATGAGACCGGCTTGTCGCAGCATTGCTGGGGTCGTGCTCAGGGTTGGTACACAATGGCTCTTGTCGAACTCCTTGACGTACTTCCTGAAGACTATGAGCGTCGTGGAGAAGTCATTGATTTGCTTACACGGACATTTGACAATATCATAAAGTGGCAGGATCCGAAAACAGGAACTTGGTATCAGGTTATGGATTCACCCGAACGTGAAGGCAACTATCTTGAATCGACATGCACATCGATGTTTGCCTACTCTCTTCTTAAAGCCGCCCGCAAGGGATGGGTTAAAGATGCCAAATATCGTGAGGCCGGTATCAAGGCATACGAAGGTATCGTCGACAACTTTATCAAGGAAAACCCCGACGGGACAATCTCGCTTACCGACTGCTGTGTAGTGGCAGGTCTTGGCCCGGGTATCAGTGATGCTGTGCTTAAGGCTGCTCCCAAGGTTAAGGAAAATAAGCGTCGCGATGGCTCTTATGCCTACTATCTTAGCGAACCTATACGCGACAATGACGCTAAAGGCGTAGGTCCGTTTATCTGGGCGTCACTTGAAATGGAGGATCTTGGCTATAATGTCGATTCATTTAAGAAAGGCAAGAAGGCCGGTAAGAAAAAGTAA
- a CDS encoding exodeoxyribonuclease III — protein MKFISWNVNGLRAVCAKGFNEIFASFDADFVCIQETKLSPGALELEFEGYRSYWNLADRKGYSGTAIYTRHEPVAVTYGIGVDEHDHEGRVITLNMGGYYLVNVYTPNSQGELARLPYRMVWEEAFRKYIATLDARKPVIICGDMNVAHKEIDLKNPKTNRRNAGFTDEERGEFTKLLAQGFVDTFRAVHPDLEDAYTWWSYRARAREKNVGWRIDYFLVSERLAHRLKDANIRADILGSDHCPVEITIS, from the coding sequence GTGAAATTTATATCTTGGAATGTCAATGGCCTCCGGGCAGTTTGTGCGAAGGGTTTCAATGAGATTTTCGCATCGTTTGACGCTGATTTCGTCTGTATTCAGGAGACCAAGCTGAGCCCCGGTGCACTGGAACTTGAATTTGAAGGCTATCGTTCGTATTGGAATCTTGCTGACCGAAAAGGATATTCTGGTACGGCGATATATACACGCCATGAGCCGGTGGCTGTCACCTATGGCATAGGTGTTGACGAGCATGATCATGAAGGTCGTGTGATCACACTGAATATGGGAGGCTATTATCTTGTGAATGTCTACACCCCCAATTCTCAAGGCGAGCTTGCGCGACTGCCATATAGAATGGTGTGGGAAGAAGCTTTCCGTAAATATATTGCAACGCTTGACGCAAGGAAGCCTGTGATAATCTGTGGTGACATGAACGTTGCCCACAAGGAGATTGATCTGAAAAATCCGAAGACCAACCGTCGGAATGCCGGTTTTACAGATGAAGAGCGTGGCGAATTTACCAAATTGCTTGCCCAAGGCTTCGTTGATACGTTCAGGGCTGTCCATCCGGATTTGGAGGATGCATATACATGGTGGAGCTATCGTGCAAGGGCGCGTGAGAAGAATGTCGGGTGGCGTATTGACTATTTTCTTGTGAGCGAACGTTTAGCTCACAGACTTAAAGATGCCAATATCCGGGCTGATATTCTCGGCTCGGACCACTGTCCTGTTGAGATTACAATTTCATAG